From Pempheris klunzingeri isolate RE-2024b chromosome 16, fPemKlu1.hap1, whole genome shotgun sequence, a single genomic window includes:
- the zftraf1 gene encoding zinc finger TRAF-type-containing protein 1: MSSMEERDVGVAAAPGSSSAGLGVGAVGAAVEAVAGVAAMQEEVGIRREGPEPDPDEPPKKRVKIPEGESGKLEERLYSVLCCTVCLDLPKASVYQCTNGHLMCAGCFIHLLADSRLKEEQATCPNCRCEISKNLCCRNLAVEKAVSELPTECTFCLKQFPRSSLERHQKEECQDRVTQCKYKRIGCPWQGPFHELPAHESECSHPTKTGTELMGILGEMDQNHRRDMQLYNSIFSLLCYEKIGFTEVQFRPYRTDDFITRLYYETPRFTVLNQTWVLKARVNDSERNPNLSCKRTLSFQLILKSKVNSALECSFLLLKGPYDDVRIKPVIHHHSFSNDANETDYVPLPISDSVECNKLLAAKNINLRLFIFQVQK, encoded by the exons ATGTCTTCAATGGAAGAAAGGGACGTGGGCGTTGCGGCCGCCCCTGGCTCCTCCTCGGCCGGCCTGGGGGTCGGGGCCGTGGGGGCAGCGGTGGAGGCTGTCGCCGGGGTCGCAGCCATGCAGGAGGAGGTCGGGATACGGAGAGAAGGGCCCGAGCCTGACCCAGACGAGCCACCCAAGAAGAGGGTGAAAATTCCCGAGGGAGAGTCAGGAAAGCTGGAGGAGAGACTGTACTCAGTGCTGTGCTGCACCGTGTGCCTAGACTTACCCAAGGCGTCGGTATACCAG TGTACCAACGGACACCTGATGTGTGCAGGCTGTTTTATCCACCTCCTGGCTGATTCTCGTCTCAAGGAGGAACAGGCCACATGTCCCAACTGCAG gtgtgAGATCAGCAAGAACCTGTGCTGCAGGAACCTTGCTGTGGAGAAGGCTGTCAGTGAGCTGCCGACAGAATGCACCTTCTGCCTAAAACAGTTCCCCCGCTCCAGTTTAGAGAGACACCAGAAAGAGGAGTGCCAAGACAG GGTGACGCAGTGTAAGTACAAGAGGATTGGCTGCCCGTGGCAAGGTCCGTTCCATGAGCTGCCGGCACACGAGAGCGAGTGCTCCCATCCCACTAAGACTGGTACAGAGCTGATGGGAATACTGGGAGAGATGGACCAGAACCACCGCAGAGACATGCAGCTCTATAACAGCATCTTCAGCCTGCTCTGCTACGAAAAGATTGGGTTTACAG AGGTTCAGTTCAGGCCGTACCGCACCGATGACTTCATCACTCGTCTGTACTACGAAACGCCGCGCTTCACTGTTCTCAACCAGACGTGGGTGCTGAAGGCCCGTGTAAACGACTCTGAGCGCAACCCCAACCTGTCCTGCAAGCGCACCCTCTCCTTCCAGCTCATCCTAAAAAGCAAG gtgaacTCTGCCCTCGAGTgctccttcctgctgctgaagggGCCGTATGACGACGTGCGGATCAAGCCGGTCATCCACCACCACTCCTTCAGCAACGATGCCAATGAGACCGACTACGTCCCTCTGCCCATCTCCGATTCAGTGGAGTGCAACAAACTGCTGGCCGCCAAAAACATCAACCTGCGCCTGTTCATCTTCCAAGTCCAAaaataa
- the arpp21 gene encoding cAMP-regulated phosphoprotein 21 isoform X1, whose product MTEAAVESADVLLKPCGVTVCDVISCPSPPSCLPVCNQREDEDCHQDSKKLEQQKHFNQVQPKKKLKAKGKLVRSMAVCEESSPFEETLTSQDANISSSCHDNERTSCKEEEQEKTTEPKKHSLSKESSVEYTDSTGIDLHQFIIDTLNSNPRDRMMLLKLEQDMIDFITSNSPFKKFPHMSSYHRMLVHRVAAYFGMEHNVDQTGKSVIINRTSSTRIPEQRFLDEVHKDKTEEIHQWKIILKRDNSSDDQTRLHPLREKQSKSVEEREEEYQRARDRIFNQEPLCTQESAHAETRAVEEYNPYAETQRRRQLFRGSRDSSGSSWTGSSRQSSTETDCRYSNDPRPWSSTDSDSSFQWTSPALKQRQPANQSWEPARGSGSISLYRLPSVCPHPSSPPIIDEPAPNPAYIMENGIPPGSILMNPHTGQPFLNPDGTPAVYNPPDSQQPVRSQTQLQASPPQQQMVQYSSVSYTAPQMLPVSPSQPYSTIEDLSSQFAHVSCQSTGEAPPLYPPTQGCFYAAPPLPNPPSYCQHSPPVPVYYYSQYPTSAQQQCRPVSPSQAAQPAAGYAPAVGVQQSSHTQAVLGTFSPVASHQRSMVQGGVSVSYPQSKVVTTVAGEAGYCCVVPPPSHHSSCHPPSCNNLNAPAWSPQY is encoded by the exons ATGACCGAAGCAGCTGTAGAAAGTGCAGATGTCCTCCTAAAACCCTGCGGTGTGACGGTATGTGATGTCATCAGCTGCCCCTCCCCTCCATCATGTCTGCCCGTCTGCAATCAGAGGGAGGACGAGGACTGTCACCAGGACAGTAAAAAGCTGGAGCAGCAG AAACACTTTAACCAGGTGCAACCAAAGAAAAAGCTGAAG GCCAAAGGAAAGTTGGTGCGGAGTATGGCTGTCTGCGAGGAATCATCACCATTCGAGGAAACCCTG ACATCTCAAGACGCAAACATTTCATCTAGCTGCCACGACAATGAGAGGACTTCCTGTAAGGAGGAAGAACAGGAGAAGACCACAGAACCAAAGAAACATTCACTGtccaaag AATCCAGCGTGGAGTACACCGACTCCACCGGCATAGACCTGCACCAGTTTATCATCGACACCCTCAACAGCAACCCCAGAGACCGCATGATGCTGCTTAAACTGGAGCAGGACATGATCGACTTCATCACCAgcaatag tccCTTTAAGAAGTTCCCTCACATGTCGTCCTACCACCGTATGCTGGTCCATCGGGTGGCGGCCTACTTTGGCATGGAGCACAATGTAGACCAGACAGGCAAGTCTGTCATCATCAACAGGACGAGCAGCACACGCAT ACCGGAGCAGCGCTTTCTGGACGAGGTGCATAAGGACAAGACAGAAGAGATTCACCAGTGGAAAATTATTCTGAAGAGAGACAACAGCTCAGATGACcag ACCCGACTTCACCCTCTACGGGAGAAGCAAAGCAAgtcagtggaggagagagaggaagagtacCAACGAGCACGAGACCGAATCTTCAACCAAGAG CCACTGTGCACCCAGGAGAGCGCCCATGCAGAAACCAG GGCTGTGGAGGAGTACAATCCATATGCTGAGACCCAGAGGAGAAGGCAGCTCTTCAG GGGCAGCCGTGACAGCTCGGGCTCCAGCTggacaggcagcagcaggcagagtaGCACCGAGACGGACTGTCGCTATAGCAACGACCCCCGACCTTGGAGCAGCACAGACTCTGATTCCTCCTTCCAGTGGACAAGCCCCGCCCTGAAACAGCGCCAACCTGCCAACCAGAGCTGGGAACCAGCACGTGGCTCAG gctccaTCTCTCTTTACAGACTGCCATCCGtctgcccccacccctcctctcctcccatcatAGATGAGCCGGCTCCTAACCCTGCCTACATCATGGAGAACGGGATTCCACCAGGAAGCATATTAATGAACCCACACACTg GGCAGCCTTTCCTGAACCCTGATGGGACCCCTGCTGTGTACAACCCTCCggacagccagcagccagtcagGAGCCAGACTCAGCTGCAAGCCTCTCCCCCTCAGCAGCAG ATGGTTCAGTACTCATCTGTGTCGTACACAGCTCCACAGATGTTGCCTGTCAGTCCCTCACAGCCATACTCCACA ATTGAAGATCTCTCCTCGCAGTTCGCTCATGTGAGCTGTCAGTCTACGGGTGAAGCCCCGCCCCTCTATCCTCCCACTCAGGGATGCTTCTATGCAGCTCCTCCCCTTCCCAACCCCCCCAGCTACTGCCAGCACTCACCTCCG GTGCCTGTATATTACTACAGCCAGTACCCTACCTCAGCCCAGCAACAGTGCAGGCCTGTCTCACCCAGCCAAGCAGCACAACCAGcag caggttACGCCCCTGCGGTGGGGGTGCAGCAGTCTTCACACACCCAGGCTGTGCTGGGAACCTTCTCACCAGTGGCCTCTCATCAGCGTAGCATGGTTCAG ggaGGCGTTTCAGTGTCCTATCCCCAAAGTAAAGTTGTGACCACGGTTGCTGGAGAGGCGGGTTACTGCTGCGTGGtgcccccaccctcccaccacAGCAGCTGCCATCCTCCCAGCTGCAACAACCTCAATGCCCCGGCCTGGAGTCCGCAGTACTGA
- the dclk3 gene encoding serine/threonine-protein kinase DCLK3 produces MTPSQRTRYGCEAARNAKWRITAPPVPLLKRAGGAPQPWPLHPHPIGQVHRSHFPPLPPPPQLPLFHTRHAEESAERPHLVTIVRPCGQSTLRKVTVLLNRRGVVSFEQLLLDISEALGFPRWHRARVTRLYTTHAREVKGVCDFFRGEVAFLALGKTRPELSSVQEALEELFPEPSHYRADALRVWEKKLRPAPDKAAKADSGYSEGTDSNETHASPETQQDTNTHVKSHTNTHTVTQPPHHKDMHQPEDYISDVQKCHKKNSCRKPAHLPNHLQRLRVRGGVRERQPSVIGLFKPEESLRDADVSSATLCENCLARRAKHQGPERLNELTGRVPLPPVSRKQKGSSHTEQEARKLYVHISPPPPQPISRAEEKSVAQLHLSNPLPDVGEVHKDAQQRMTFDLHSDGSDVTLTDIERCYEIGRVVGDGNFAVVRECRRRDNGKTLALKIIDRSKLIGREHMMQNELSLLGSLCHPRIVQLFAHHHTQTHSYLVMELVGGGDLFEAISERGKFSEAEAALMVSDVSEALNYIHCRSIVHRDLKPENLLIEREAAGICRLKLGDFGLAMVVTEPVFTICGTPTYVAPEILCETGYGVAVDVWALGVILYILLCGFPPFRSRDRDQEELFQLIKQGQLHFLSPYWDPISEEARGFVRALLQPDPTVRLTAEQTVMHPWVTTMASLCKQRALSDKAQRNTAANGAGPDTVQRPAQTNATETVTDKTPGHTNGEGEIAHNELGRHTEMNTGGGQDQDKPPQQQSKETVHIMSPQLSVHTPGQQRPECTSADSGSPSREPSRPQIQDQGTKLSNIYCDPASRLDQLGIPPAQTEPPLKTQSPPNSPPSTIQVEQTTAGHSTQHHPSSNLAAVSSSHSLHQQDSTSSHCNPTTTIALNHPPDNHDGPNVHTTTPPTES; encoded by the exons ATGACGCCCTCACAAAGAACCCGGTACGGATGCGAAGCGGCGCGAAACGCTAAATGGAGAATTACAG CTCCTCCGGTCCCCTTGTTGAAGCGTGCTGGTGGGGCACCCCAGCCATGGCCCCTTCACCCCCACCCTATAGGACAAGTCCACAGGTCccacttccctcctcttcctccccctcctcagctCCCTCTCTTCCACACCCGCCATGCAGAGGAGAGCGCAGAGAGGCCCCATCTTGTCACTATCGTCCGGCCCTGTGGTCAAAGTACACTACGAAAG gtAACCGTTCTGTTAAATCGAAGGGGTGTGGTGTCCTTCGAGCAGCTGCTATTGGATATCTCTGAGGCGTTGGGGTTTCCTCGCTGGCACAGAGCCAGAGTCACACGCCTGTACACGACCCACGCACGAGAG GTGAAAGGCGTATGTGATTTCTTCCGAGGTGAGGTGGCCTTCCTGGCGCTGGGGAAGACTCGTCCAGAGCTGAGCAGCGTGCAGGAGGCCCTGGAGGAGCTGTTCCCAGAACCTTCCCATTACCGGGCTGACGCACTGCGGGTCTGGGAGAAAAAACTTCGCCCGGCCCCAGATAAAGCAGCTAAGGCCGACAGCGGATACAGTGAGGGGACAGACAGCAACGAGACACACgccagcccagagacacagcagGACACAAATACGCATGTCAAAagtcacactaacacacacacggttaCACAACCGCCTCACCATAAAGACATGCATCAGCCTGAAGATTATATTTCAGACGTTCAGAAGTGTCATAAAAAGAATTCATGCAGAAAACCTGCTCACCTGCCCAACCACCTGCAGAGACTGCGCGTGAGGGGCGGGGTCAGAGAGCGACAGCCTTCTGTCATTGGTCTATTTAAACCTGAGGAAAGCCTCAGGGATGCAGATGTGTCCTCTGCTACACTGTGTGAGAACTGCTTAGCAAGGAGGGCTAAACACCAGGGTCCAGAACGGCTGAATGAACTGACAGGGAGAGTCCCACTTCCTCCTGTGTCGAGGAAGCAAAAAGGAAGTTCCCATACAGAACAGGAAGCGAGAAAATTGTACGTTCACATCAGCCCTCCACcgcctcagccaatcagcagggCTGAGGAGAAGAGTGTTGCCCAGTTACACCTTTCAAATCCACTTCCAGATGTGGGTGAAGTACACAAGGATGCGCAGCAGaggatgacctttgaccttcacTCAGACGGCAGTGATGTCACCCTGACAGATATCGAGCGCTGCTATGAAATTGGACGCGTGGTTGGAGATGGCAACTTTGCGGTGGTGCGAGAGTGCCGCCGTCGTGACAACGGGAAAACCCTCGCCCTGAAGATTATCGATCGCTCAAAGCTGATTGGTCGAGAGCACATGATGCAGAACGAGCTGAGCCTTCTGGGAAGCCTCTGTCACCCTCGCATAGTGCAGCTGTTTGCACACCACCACACGCAGACTCACTCCTACCTGGTGATGGAGCTGGTGGGTGGGGGAGATCTGTTTGAGGCCATCAGTGAGAGGGGGAAGTTttcagaggcagaggcagcacTGATGGTGTCAGACGTGAGTGAAGCACTGAACTACATCCACTGCAGAAGTATCGTCCACCGAGACCTCAAACCAGAGAACCTACTA ATAGAGCGTGAGGCTGCTGGCATCTGTAGGCTGAAGCTGGGAGACTTTGGTCTCGCTATGGTTGTGACTGAACCGGTCTTCACTATATGTGGCACGCCCACATATGTAGCCCCAGAGATTCTCTGTGAGACAG GTTATGGTGTCGCAGTGGATGTATGGGCTCTGGGTGTTATTCTCTATATCCTGCTGTGTGGATTCCCCCCATTTCGTAGTCGGGATCGGGACCAGGAAGAGCTGTTCCAGCTAATAAAGCAGGGGCaactccacttcctgtccccCTACTGGGACCCCATCTCAGAAG AAGCCAGAGGCTTCGTCAGAGCTCTGCTTCAGCCAGACCCCACAGTGAggctgacagcagagcagactgTGATGCATCCCTGGGTGACGACAATGGCGTCACTTTGCAAGCAGAGGGCGCTCTCTGACAAAGCTCAGAGGAACACAGCGGCTAATGGAGCAGGACCAGACACAGTCCAGAGACCAGCTCAGACCAATGCAACAGAAACAGTGACAGACAAAACACCAGGACACACCAACGGCGAGGGAGAAATCGCTCATAACGAGCTCGGCAGACATACTGAGATGAACACGGGAGGAGGTCAAGATCAGGACAAACCACCACAGCAACAATCAAAAGAGACAGTTCACATCATGTCCCCACAGCTCAGCGTGCACACGCCTGGTCAACAAAGACCAGAGTGCACCTCCGCAGACTCTGGCTCGCCCAGTAGGGAGCCCAGCAGGCCACAAATACAGGATCAGGGTACCAAGCTGTCAAACATATACTGTGATCCTGCCAGCCGCCTCGATCAGCTCGGTATCCCCCCAGCCCAAACTGAGCCTCCATTAAAGACACAATCACCTCCAAATTCACCACCTTCAACCATCCAGGTGGAACAAACCACAGCGGGTCACTCAACACAACACCACCCATCCTCCAACCTGGCGGCAGTGTCTTcatctcactctctccatcAGCAGGACTCCACGTCATCCCACTGCAACCCCACCACAACCATCGCCCTCAACCATCCCCCCGACAACCATGACGGGCCGAACGTTcacaccaccaccccacccacAGAGTCTTGA
- the arpp21 gene encoding cAMP-regulated phosphoprotein 21 isoform X2, protein MTEAAVESADVLLKPCGVTVCDVISCPSPPSCLPVCNQREDEDCHQDSKKLEQQKHFNQVQPKKKLKAKGKLVRSMAVCEESSPFEETLTSQDANISSSCHDNERTSCKEEEQEKTTEPKKHSLSKESSVEYTDSTGIDLHQFIIDTLNSNPRDRMMLLKLEQDMIDFITSNSPFKKFPHMSSYHRMLVHRVAAYFGMEHNVDQTGKSVIINRTSSTRIPEQRFLDEVHKDKTEEIHQWKIILKRDNSSDDQTRLHPLREKQSKSVEEREEEYQRARDRIFNQEPLCTQESAHAETRAVEEYNPYAETQRRRQLFRGSRDSSGSSWTGSSRQSSTETDCRYSNDPRPWSSTDSDSSFQWTSPALKQRQPANQSWEPARGSGSISLYRLPSVCPHPSSPPIIDEPAPNPAYIMENGIPPGSILMNPHTGQPFLNPDGTPAVYNPPDSQQPVRSQTQLQASPPQQQMVQYSSVSYTAPQMLPVSPSQPYSTIEDLSSQFAHVSCQSTGEAPPLYPPTQGCFYAAPPLPNPPSYCQHSPPVPVYYYSQYPTSAQQQCRPVSPSQAAQPAGYAPAVGVQQSSHTQAVLGTFSPVASHQRSMVQGGVSVSYPQSKVVTTVAGEAGYCCVVPPPSHHSSCHPPSCNNLNAPAWSPQY, encoded by the exons ATGACCGAAGCAGCTGTAGAAAGTGCAGATGTCCTCCTAAAACCCTGCGGTGTGACGGTATGTGATGTCATCAGCTGCCCCTCCCCTCCATCATGTCTGCCCGTCTGCAATCAGAGGGAGGACGAGGACTGTCACCAGGACAGTAAAAAGCTGGAGCAGCAG AAACACTTTAACCAGGTGCAACCAAAGAAAAAGCTGAAG GCCAAAGGAAAGTTGGTGCGGAGTATGGCTGTCTGCGAGGAATCATCACCATTCGAGGAAACCCTG ACATCTCAAGACGCAAACATTTCATCTAGCTGCCACGACAATGAGAGGACTTCCTGTAAGGAGGAAGAACAGGAGAAGACCACAGAACCAAAGAAACATTCACTGtccaaag AATCCAGCGTGGAGTACACCGACTCCACCGGCATAGACCTGCACCAGTTTATCATCGACACCCTCAACAGCAACCCCAGAGACCGCATGATGCTGCTTAAACTGGAGCAGGACATGATCGACTTCATCACCAgcaatag tccCTTTAAGAAGTTCCCTCACATGTCGTCCTACCACCGTATGCTGGTCCATCGGGTGGCGGCCTACTTTGGCATGGAGCACAATGTAGACCAGACAGGCAAGTCTGTCATCATCAACAGGACGAGCAGCACACGCAT ACCGGAGCAGCGCTTTCTGGACGAGGTGCATAAGGACAAGACAGAAGAGATTCACCAGTGGAAAATTATTCTGAAGAGAGACAACAGCTCAGATGACcag ACCCGACTTCACCCTCTACGGGAGAAGCAAAGCAAgtcagtggaggagagagaggaagagtacCAACGAGCACGAGACCGAATCTTCAACCAAGAG CCACTGTGCACCCAGGAGAGCGCCCATGCAGAAACCAG GGCTGTGGAGGAGTACAATCCATATGCTGAGACCCAGAGGAGAAGGCAGCTCTTCAG GGGCAGCCGTGACAGCTCGGGCTCCAGCTggacaggcagcagcaggcagagtaGCACCGAGACGGACTGTCGCTATAGCAACGACCCCCGACCTTGGAGCAGCACAGACTCTGATTCCTCCTTCCAGTGGACAAGCCCCGCCCTGAAACAGCGCCAACCTGCCAACCAGAGCTGGGAACCAGCACGTGGCTCAG gctccaTCTCTCTTTACAGACTGCCATCCGtctgcccccacccctcctctcctcccatcatAGATGAGCCGGCTCCTAACCCTGCCTACATCATGGAGAACGGGATTCCACCAGGAAGCATATTAATGAACCCACACACTg GGCAGCCTTTCCTGAACCCTGATGGGACCCCTGCTGTGTACAACCCTCCggacagccagcagccagtcagGAGCCAGACTCAGCTGCAAGCCTCTCCCCCTCAGCAGCAG ATGGTTCAGTACTCATCTGTGTCGTACACAGCTCCACAGATGTTGCCTGTCAGTCCCTCACAGCCATACTCCACA ATTGAAGATCTCTCCTCGCAGTTCGCTCATGTGAGCTGTCAGTCTACGGGTGAAGCCCCGCCCCTCTATCCTCCCACTCAGGGATGCTTCTATGCAGCTCCTCCCCTTCCCAACCCCCCCAGCTACTGCCAGCACTCACCTCCG GTGCCTGTATATTACTACAGCCAGTACCCTACCTCAGCCCAGCAACAGTGCAGGCCTGTCTCACCCAGCCAAGCAGCACAACCAGcag gttACGCCCCTGCGGTGGGGGTGCAGCAGTCTTCACACACCCAGGCTGTGCTGGGAACCTTCTCACCAGTGGCCTCTCATCAGCGTAGCATGGTTCAG ggaGGCGTTTCAGTGTCCTATCCCCAAAGTAAAGTTGTGACCACGGTTGCTGGAGAGGCGGGTTACTGCTGCGTGGtgcccccaccctcccaccacAGCAGCTGCCATCCTCCCAGCTGCAACAACCTCAATGCCCCGGCCTGGAGTCCGCAGTACTGA